DNA from Parvularcula marina:
ACGAACTCAAACGCGCCTTCTCGTAACGGAAAAGACAATGAAGCCCCCCGAATGGGACAAGGATCGCCTCTGGGGGCGGCATCAGGCAAAAAAGCTCCGTCCACGTCCTCAAAGGCTGATGGAGGAGCTGTTGCCGCGCGTGGAAGTCACGCCGGAAACTGTCTTTGAGCGCACGCAGGCGCATGGTGGCCCTGTCTGGCTGGAGGTTGGCTTTGGCGGCGGGGAGCATCTGGCGTGGCAGGCGACCCATAATCCAGATGTACTGTTGATTGGTGCCGAGCCCTTCATGAACGGGGTCGCAAAGCTCCTGACCCAGATCGAAGATGAGGGGCAGGAGAATATCGCCGTCCGTTATGGCGATGTAAAACCCCTGATGACGGCATTACCTGACAAGAGCCTTGAGCGGCTGTTCGTCCTGCATCCCGATCCGTGGCCAAAGAAACGCCATTTCAAGCGGCGCATGATCTCACTGCCGTTCCTCAAAGAAGCAGCACGGCTTCTCAAGCCCGGCTGCGAGCTACGAGTTGCGTCCGACATCCCCGATTATGTCCGCTGGACGCTAATGCATGTCCAGATGCATAATCGTCAGTCAGCAGACTTTGAATGGACAGCCGAATGCCGCGCCGACTGGACAGACCGCCCGGAGGACTGGCCGCAAACCCGCTATGAAGCAAAAGCAAGGCGCGAAGGCCGCCCACCGGCCTATCTGCGGTTCACCCGGACATAAGTGTCAGATGCTCACGCATCACAACGTCTTTATACGTCTCTAAAGACACCTCTGTGCCGCACATCTCCCCTAGCCGCGCAAGGTCGGGGGCGAGCTTTTCTTCGAGCATACGGATGACATCCGGCGAGAAGCGCTGATCCGTGTTGATCGCCCGCGCCCGGCGAAAGGCGCGCTTGACCCCGCGGGGAATGAGAGTGCGGCGCATCGCCCGCACAAGCGGCAGCTTCATCAACCCGCCTTCAAGCGGCATGACCCTATAGCCCATCTGGGCGCTGTGCATCTGCGCCAGCTCTTCTGACCACGTGCCCGTTATCCCAAGGTAGCGAAGCACCCGCGCAAATTCAGCCTCAGGTTCTGCCGACATCCGCTCCATACTGACGATCAGGAAGCGGTCGGCGTGGAAATGCTCAAGCCAGCGTTCTAGCTGGGCGGCGTAACAGCCATATTGCCAGAGGGCAGGTTCTTTGGCGGCGACCTCATCAATCGTTGCCGCCTCATGACGCTTTCGGATCATGTGGAAGGCGTGCGACCGCGCGCGCTCGACCGGATGGCGGATCATATAGATGAACTTGGCGTTCGGCGTAGCCGCCTTCAGCCGCTGGGCCGCGTCCGGCAGATCCGGCCATTTGGTGTAATGGGTCGACGCCTCTCCGATCAGCTCGCCGGAGCCCGCGCCCTCGAACAGTTTCTCGTACCAGCCCTGCCCGCGCGCGAAGATATCATCATCGGAGAAGAAATTCGGCTCCTTCGGATCGGCCATGAAGATGCCGTCCTGCGCACCCAATTGCGCCGCGAGCGTCGTTGTTGCCGCCTTCATCGCGCCGAGGACGTAGAAATCAGGGAGCCGGGGGGTACTCATAACCATGTCCTCTGTCGGTAGGGGGATGACACACTCTCCCTCTTCGCCTATATCCCTCCCGCATTTCGGAAAAATTCGGAAGCGGCCCCCTCCAGGGCCGCTTTTTTCGTACCCGCCTCTGATGCGGAATGGAGTATAAAAGAGTGGTGACCCCGCTTGAGACCAAATTGGAAGCGTTGATCGCGCCCATTGTCGAAGCCACCGGCTTTGAACTGGTGCGCCTGCGGCTGACCGGCTCTCAGACGAAGACGGTCCAGATCATGGCCGAACGCCCCGACGGCACGATGACGGCGGAGAATTGCGCGACACTGTCCCGCGCGATCAGCGCCATGCTCGAGGAGGCCGACCCGATCTCGGACAAATATATCCTCGAAGTCTCCTCCCCCGGCATCGACCGGCCGCTGACCCGGCTGAAGGATTATGAGCGCTGGGAGGGCTTTGAAGCCAAGATCGAGCTGCGTCAGGCCGTTGAGAACCAGAAGCGCTTTCGCGGCATCCTCGCCGGGATCGAAGGCGAAGATGTCTGCATCGATCTTGAGGGCGAAGAAGACACAGCCCTCATCCCCTATTCCCTCATCTCGAGCGGCAAGCTGCTCCTGACTGATGAGCTGGTCACCGAATCCCTCCGCCGCGCGAAAGCCGCGGGGAAGGAGGTCGATGATGGGGAGTGAGAACATATACATGTTCTGGGCTCTGATTGCCGGATGTATGGTTTATACGACGCTCTGGGCCTTCCAGTTGACGGGAAGTCTCTCACGCATTGCGATGAATTCGCTATGGGCAAAGCTGATTGGAGCAGCGCTTTTTGCTGCAACAGTATTCGTTCCTCAGTATGGCGCTTATCTTGCGGCTCCTGAAGCAAGCATCGCCCCCATATACTCGCTGATCCCGTCCGTCCTCTTTGGCGTAATCGTTGCGTTCGCTGGCCTTCCATTTGCCGCCAAGCTTACCAAGCAATTTATGTCCAATTCGTTTGAACAGGTACCTTCAGAAAGAGACGAAAATGACCGTCACCCATAACAAGATCGAACTCGTCCAGATCGCCCGCGCCGTGGCGCAGGAAAAGAATATCGACCCCGGCATCGTGATCGAGGCGATGGAAGACGCCCTCTCCCGCGCGGCCCGCTCGCGCTATGGCGCCGAGACCAATGTCCGGGCCGAGATTGATCCGAATACGGGCGAAACGCGCCTGTGGCGGCTGATGGAAGTCGTTGAGGAAGTCGAGAATGAATCGACTGAAATCTCGCTGAAGGCTGCCAAGCGCCAAAATCAGGAAGCCGAGATCGGTGACTTCCTTTCAGATCCTCTGCCGCCGATGGATTATGGCCGCGTTGCCGCGCTGGGCGCGAAACAGGTCATCAACCAGAAGGTTCGCGACGCAGAACGCGACAATCAGTACAATGACTTCAAAGACCGCGTTGGCGAGATTATCTCTGGCCTGATCAAGCGGATCGAGTATGGCCATGTGATCGTCGATCTCGGCCGTGCCGAAGCGATTATCCGCCGTGACCAACAGATCCCGCGTGAACCGCTGCGTCAGGGTGACCGCGTCCGCGCGCATATCGCTGATGTGCGCCGTGAGCCGCGCGGGCCGCAGATCTTCCTGTCGCGTTCTCACCCGCAATTCATGGCGCGCCTCTTCGAGCAGGAAGTGCCCGAAGTTTATGATGGCGTGATCGAGATCAAGGCCGTTGCCCGTGATCCCGGCTCCCGCGCCAAGATTGCTGTTTTCTCGAATGACGGCTCGATCGACCCGGTCGGCGCCTGCGTCGGGATGCGGGGCTCTCGCGTGCAGGCCGTCGTGGGCGAGCTGGGCGGCGAGAAGATCGACATCGTGCCGTGGTCGGAAGATATCGCAACCTTCGTCGTCAACGCGCTCGCGCCGGCAGAAGTCGCCAAGGTCGTTCTCGACGAAGAGCTTGAGCGCATCGAAGTTGTCGTTCCCGACGAGCAGCTCTCCCTCGCCATTGGCCGCCGCGGCCAGAATGTCCGCCTTGCAAGCCAGCTGACCGGCTTTGAGATCGACATCATGACCGAGGAAGAAGAGAGCGCAAAACGGCAGAAGGAATATGCCGAACGCTCCGAGACCTTCATGAAGGTGCTCGATGTCGATGACATGATCGCCAATCTTCTGGTTGCGGAAGGTTTCGCGCGCGTCGAGGAGATCGCCTATGTCGATCTTCACGAGATTGCCGAGATCGAAGGCTTTGACGAGGAAACCGCTGAAGAGCTTCAGGCCCGCGCGCTCGAATGGCTGGAGAAAGAACGCCAGGAACTCGATGCCAAGCGCAAGGAGATGGGCGTTGAGGATGACCTTCTCACCATTGAAGGGCTGACCCTGAAAATGGTCGTTCGCCTCGCTGAAGAGGGTGTGCTGACGGTTGAGGACTTCGCCGGCTGCGTCGCCGATGACTTCACCGGCTGGACCGAGCGCGTCGATGGCGAGAAGAAGCATTATGAAGGCATGCTCGAAGGCTTCCGCATCAAAGCGGACACCGCCGAAGCCATGATCGCCGAAGCCCGTCGCCGCGTCGGCTGGGATACGGATGAAGAAGGCGAAGAGGGCGCCGAAGACGCGACCGCATAAGCTACGTCCTCGTCCTTCGAGACGTCCGGACGAGCCGGGCTCCTCAGGATGAGGACTTCCATTGGCCTCACCCTGAGGTGGCCTGAAAGGCCCTCCAAGGGCGAGGCCGGGAGTTCGAATGAGCGCAAATAAATCCCGCCAGACCGACAGGCGCTGCGTGGCAACCGGCGAGGCGATCCCGCCGGGCGCCCCGGCCTTGCGCTTTGTCCGGGATCCGCAAGGCATCCTGACGCTCGATCTCTCCGGCAAGCTGCCCGGGCGCGGCGCGTGGCTGCAGGCAGAATCTGGCTTCCTCGAGCGCGCACTCAAGAAAGGCGGCTTTGCCCGGTCCTTTAAAGAGGGCATCAGCCTGCCGGACGGCATGACGCCCGAAGTCTACGCGGCGGAGATCCGCACGCAATTGACCCGCCGGACGCTGAACCAGCTCGGCCTTGCCCGCCGAGCAGGCCAGTGCCTGACCGGGTTTGAAGTCGTCAAAGCGGCCGTCCCGAAGCTGATTGCCTATGTCACGCCGTCCGATGCGGCACCCGACGGGGTTGGAAAAATCCTGCGCACGCTTGAGGCACGGGGGAACGCCCCCCATATCGTATTAGAGCCGGATAGCACCGCCCTTGCGGAGGCGATCGGCAGTCCGGGTGCCGTGCATTTGGGGCTGATCCCCGGTAAGGCGGCCGAAAGCGCCCTTTACGAGGCGATCCGGCTGAGGCATTTCACGGGATCTGACACAACATCCCGGCAATAAAAGCCGTTTTGCCCGCCTTGCCCGGTGGACCCGAGGCGGGTGGAAGAGTATGTGACGCGTCCTCGCCACGACGGAGTCATGTTAGACTTGCGTGGGTCGGGCGAATGCCCCCCGCGCGTCTTATCTGTTTTGGCGACGAATGACGGGGCCCATTTGGGGTCTTTTGGAGATTTATGAGCGACGACAGCCAGGAAAAATCGGGAAGCGGACGCCGTCCGCTGACGCTTCGGAAGACGGAGACGGGAGCTGTAAAGCAGAGCTTCCCGCATGGCCGCACGAAAACGGTCGTGGTCGAGAAGAAGCGCCGGGTGCGTGCACCCGGTGACGGTACCCCTGCGGCCGCAGCAGATGCGGCCCCGGCAAAGCCTGCGCGGAAAACCGCAGCACCTGCCAAGCCCAAGACCACCCGCACCGCCGGCACCGATGCTAGCGGTAAGCCGAAAGTCCTCCGCCAGCTTTCCGAGCAGGAGCAGAAGGCGCGTGCCGCCGTTCTCGCTCGTGCCAAGAAAGAGGCCGAGGAGAAAGCCAAGCGTGAGGCCGCTGAGCGTGAAGAACGCGAACGCCGCGCCGCTGAAGAAAAAGCCCGTCTCGAAGAGGCCCGTAAAAAAGCCGAAGAGGACGAGCAAAAGCGCAAAGCTGAATCTGAAGCGCGTGAGAAGGCTGAGGCAGCCGCTCGTCAGGCTCTTGAGAAAGAAGAGCTGGAGCGCAAGGCCAAGCAGCCTGGCAAGGGCGGCAAGCCCCAGCGCGAAGACGATGATAGCGATGACGGCGACAATCGCGGCGGCAAGAAATTCTCTGCCGACGAAGACAATCCGCTCTCTGCCCTTGGTGGCCGGATCAAGCAGAAACGTAATTTCGGCGCGACCAATGAGAGCAAAGCCAAAGAGCCGCCCAAACGTCGCACAGGCCGCCTGACAATTGCCAAGGCGCTTGAGGATGACGAGCGCCAGCGCTCGCTCGCTTCGGTGAAACGTGCCCGCGAGAAGGAAAAGGCAAACCGCGCCAAGCGGGGCCAGAACTCCGAGAAACAGACACGCGAAGTCACGATCCCCGATCTGATCACCGTGCAGGAACTCGCCCAGCGGATGGCCATGCGTTCGACGGACCTGATCCGCGAGCTGATGAAGCAGGGCCAGATGGTTCAGGCCAACGCAACGCTTGATGCCGACACCGCTCAGCTGATCGTTGAGGATCTGGGTCACTCGGTAAAACGGGTTTCTGAATCCGATGTCGAAGACGGCCTGATCGCCGAAGCCAATCCGGACGCGGAACGTGTCTCGCGTCCGCCGGTCGTCACCATTATGGGCCATGTCGACCACGGCAAGACTTCGCTGCTTGATGCCCTGCGCCAGACCAATGTGGTCGAAGGCGAAGCCGGCGGCATCACCCAGCATATCGGCGCCTATCAGGTGAAAGCGCCTGATGGGAAGCTCATCAGCTTCCTCGATACGCCGGGCCACGCGGCCTTCACCTCGATGCGGGCCCGCGGGGCGAACGTCACCGATATCGTGATCATCGTGGTCGCGGCCGATGACGGCGTCATGCCGCAGACCATCGAGTCGATTAACCACGCCAAGGCGGCGGGCGTCCCGATGATCATCGCGATCAACAAGATCGACAAGCCCAATGTCGACCCGAACCGCGTGAAGACCGAGCTCCTCCAGTATGAGGTACAGGTCGAAAGCATGGGCGGTGAGGTTCAGGACATTGAGGTCTCCGCCCTCAAGCGGATGAACCTCGACGGGCTTCTCGAAGCCATCCAGCTTCAGGCCGAACTTCTCGAACTGACAGCTGATGCTGATCGCCAGCCATACGGTACGGTTGTTGAAGCGCAGCTCGACAAGGGTCGCGGCTCTGTCTCCACCCTTCTGGTGCAGGAAGGCACGCTCAAACGCGGCGATATCGTCGTTGTGGGTGCTGAATGGGGCAAGGTCCGCGCGCTGATCGACGATCAGGGCCATCAGGTCAAAGAGGCCGGTCCGTCCAAACCGATCGAGATCCTTGGCCTGAACGGTGTGCCTGAACCCGGTGACCAGTTCGCCGTGGTTGAGCACGAAGCCCGCGCCCGCGAAGTCGCTGAATATCGCGCCCGCAAGAAGCGCGAGAAGGCAAATGCGGCCACCTCCGGCACCTCGCTGGAGCAGATGATGGCCCAGCTGCAGGATGCCGAGATCAAGGATCTGCCGATCGTCCTCAAAGGCGATGTGCAGGGCTCCGTCGAAGCGATCGTCGGCTCGCTTCAGAAAATGGCCAACAAGGAAGTCCGTGTTCGCGTCCTGCACACTGGCGTCGGCGCGATTTCCGAGAGCGATGTCATTCTGGCCGAAGCCTCCAAGGCCCCGGTCATCGGCTTTAACGTCCGGGCCAATAAACAGGCCCGCGAAGAAGCCGAGCGTTCAGGCGTCGAGATCCGCTATTATTCGGTGATCTATGACCTGATCGACGACATCAAGGGCACGCTTACCGGCATGCTCGATCCTGAGCTGCGCGAAACCTTCCTTGGCAATGCCGAGATCCTGGAAGTCTTCAACGTCTCGAAAGTCGGCAAGGTCGCTGGCTGCCGTGTTACGGATGGCCAGGTCAAACGCGGCTCCAAGGTTCGCCTGCTGCGCGACAACGTCGTCATCCACGAAGGCGAATTGTCTCAGCTCAAGCGCTTCAAAGACGACGTCAACGAAGTGCCGGCCGGTCAGGAATGCGGCATGAGCTTTGCCAATTACGACGACCTGAAAGTTGGCGATGTTATCGAATGTTTCGATGTCGAACGCGTCGAGCGGACGCTCGAAAGCGTCGCCTGACACCAGATCGAGGCAAAAGCCTCCTGATGACGAGAAATACGCAAGGCGGGATGACCACTGGTCATCCCGCCTTCTTCTTGTAATTCATTGAAAAATGGGGATTTCCACAGACGCGTTAAGGCGTTAATATGTGTAAACCGGTTTATGTGGCGTGAAGGAGAGGCCCCATGGAATTCGAAGGGACTTTTGACGAGGATAAGATTGTCGGGACGGTCGATACCGACGTCATCGACGGTAAAGGCGCCAATGACACGCTGCTCGGGTATGGCGGGGATGACAGCCTTGAGGGCAATCATGGCGATGATTTCCTCTCTGGCGGTTGGGGGAATGACTTCCTCTTTGGCAATAATGGGAATGACACCCTCAAAGGGAAGACCGACGACGATACGTTGCACGGCTTCTCGGGCGACGACCTGATCTATGGCGGCAAGGGCGACGACCAGATCGAGGGCGGCTCCGAGAATGACACCCTCATGGGTGAAGCCGGGGAAGACGAGATCTACGGTCAAGCCGGCGATGACAGCATTCGCGGCGGCGCCGACAATGACATGCTCTATGGCAATACCGGCAATGACACGGTCTGGGGCAATGAAGGCGATGACGTCATTAACACAGGTGTCGGCGATGACCTTGGCTACGGCAATGCCGGCGCCGACCTCATCTACGGCAATGATGGCGATGACACGCTGTTCGGCAATTTGGGCAATGACACCATCTATGGTGACAAGGGCAATGACAGCCTGATCGGCGGTCAGGGCGATGATCTCTTCGTCTTCGAGCTCGACTTTGGCGACGATACGATCCGTGACCTCAATGATGGCGACCAGATCCAGCTCAACAATCTCGAGGGCGTCGACAGCTATGCCGATGTCGAAGCGGCGATGAGCCAGGATGGCGATGATGTCCTCCTGACTTTCGCGGACGGCACGATCCGTATTGAGGACACACAAGTCGCCGATCTGACAGCCGACGATTTTGTGATCCTCTGATCGGACGCATGAATTTGATAAGGAGAAGCCGCCTCAGAACAGGCGGCTTTTTCTTTGGGATTAGCTGATTGCGCGCCGCGCGCTCTTCGGCTATTGGCCGTTCCCTCGCCGCATTAGCTCAGTTGGTAGAGCATCTCATTCGTAATGAGGAGGTCGCTGGTTCGAATCCGGCATGCGGCACCATTCTCCCCCTGATCAGATTTGCTGAAACTCTGGCCCTTTCCTCCAAAAGGAAGACCGGAAATTTTCTTCGTGATCGGATGAATGAATCAATTTGGCATCTCTAAGCTGCTGTCCAAGCAGGCAATCTATTTAAAGTATACATATAATGATATATGCATCCTATAGTTGCATACCAAGATGAACTTATTGAAATTCCGGGCTTTTTCAAATCATGATTGCCGTTCTCTATAATGAGTTGCTGGCAAGACTGCCGCTTTAGTGTCTCATTCATCATTTAGAAACCGTTTACGTGTTGAATCACATAGGAAATCACCTTTTACCATAATCCGGACGCAGAAGAGGTTCCGCCATGTCTATTACTATGTTGTCAGTACTTGCTGCTTTAGCAGCTTCCAGTTCTCCGGCCCCTGTCGGCCAAATTGCTGATGTTGACGGCGCAGTCATGGTCATGCGCGCTGATCAGTCTGAAGCTGCGATGTCCGGTGATGTCGTTTTCGAAGGTGACCGTGTCATCGCGAAGACGGGCAGCGCCGCCACCGTTCGCGCCTTTGGTTGCGATACGGAAGTTTCTGAACTTGGCCTCGTCACGGTCGCTCCTGAAATGTGCGGTGAAACTTCGCAGATTTCATTTGGCGCAGCACAAGCTGGCGCCGGCTGGGCCGGTCTTTCAGATGCAACGAAAACGCTGATCTTCTTCGGCGGTGCTGCAGGGACGGTTGCAATCGTCGATGCTGTCGTCACCGACGATGATGAGCCAGCCAGCCCGTAAGCTGACCTTTTCTTCCGGCTACGGCCGATCAAGTCAAAGAAGCTGAATGCCATCCGCATTCAGCTTTTTTCTTGCCTGAATTTCTGACTGCTCGATCCTCAGATCGGTGCGCGCTTGGCGAGGATCCGCTGCAGCGTCCGACGGTGCATGCCGAGACGACGCGCCGTTTCTGACACATTGTGATTGCAGAGCTCATAGACCCGCTGGATGTGCTCCCAGCGGACACGATCAGCCGACATCGGATTTTCCGGGGGCTCTGGCATCTCGCCCGGTCCTGCCAGCAGCGACTTGAGGACGTCATCCGCATCGGCGGGCTTTGCGAGATAATCGATTGCGCCTGCTTTCACTGCCGCAACGGCCGTCGTGATGTTGCCATAGCCGGTCAGAATGATCGCCCGCGCATCCGGGCGGCTTTCATGCAGCTGATTCACAACCTCGATGCCGTCGCCATCTTCGAGCCGCAGATCAACAACAGCAAAGGCCGGAGGTGCGGCAGCAATCAGGCGAGTGGCTTCGCTCACACTTTCGGCGAGGATCGGCGAGAACCCACGCTTTTCCATCGCCCGGCCAAGGCGGGTGCGGAAAGGCTGGTCATCATCGACGATCAGGCAGGTGGCATCTTCGGGAAGGTCGGCGGCGCGCAGGGCGATTGTTTCATCCATCATGTTTCAGCTTCTCTTTTCCGACTGATATATCCCGCTTTTCTTTCACGTAAAGGTTGGCAATCGGCCAAGAAATCTCAACCCACGCCCCCGGCAAACGGCGCCCATTGCCGAAGCACAATGTCGCACCCGTCCGCTCGAGCAGCGTTTTGGCGATAAAAAACCCAAGTCCGAGCCCCTGTCGCCTTGTCTGATATCGTGTTGTTCCTTGCCTGGCGAAGGGTTCTCCCAAGCGTTTAAGGACATCCGGCGGGAAACCCGGGCCGTCATCTTCAATAATGACAAGCAACTCTTTCTGGTCCCAGCGCGCTGAGATCCGCAGGGTCTTGTCGGCGAATTTTACCGCATTCTCGATAAGCGTCCGCAAGCCATAGATGATTGCGGGTTGCCGCTTTAGCCGTTCGGGCGGAGCAAGATCCGAATCTGGATCGAAGACGAAATGCACGTCCGGGCCTTCCTGATTGAGAAAGGGTTTGGCCGCCTGATGGAGCATCTCTTCGAGTGTCAGTTCGGCATGCCGGACATCATCCGATGAGCCGACATCCGAAAGCCGCATCAGGATCTTCTGACACCGTTGCGTTTGCGAAATGAGGAGCTGTGCGTCTTCCTTTAGGGGACCATCAGGCAGATCGCCCTCCATCTCACGCGCCGTCACAAGAATGGTCGAAAGCGGCGTCCCCAGCTCATGCGCAGCAGCAGCAGCCAGCCCGCCGACGGCCGTCAGCCTCTCCTCCCGGGAGAGAACAGCCTGGGTCGCCTCAAGCGCCGTCGTCAGCTTTGACTGCGCAACCGCCACCTGCCGCGCATAAGCGGCCGTGAACGTCACCCCCAGCATCAGGGCCGCCCATGATCCGAAAATATAGATATGAGGCAGCGTGACACCGCCAGGCATGGGGGTGTGCCAGATGGCCGTTATGGTCAGAACGGCGATCACCGCGCCGATGACGAGATAGGCACGCCATTTCTCTAGCGCGAACGCCGCCAGCATTGGCGCGAGGAGCAGCCAGACCGAGAATGGGTTCAAAATCCCTCCGGCAAAACCGAGCACGACACCGATCTGCGCAGTATCGAATATGAGGTGCGCAGCAATTTCATTGGGGGTCAGCGCATTGGACAAAGGCTTTGTTCGAATGACCCAGAGATTGACCAGAATCGATGAGAGAATGGCCAGCCCGATGGGGATCAGGGGCAAATCGAATTTCAGGACGAATTGCACGAAAAGGGTCACAACCGTCTGACCGGCAATCGCAAACCACCTCAACCGGGTCAGCGTTCTTTGTCGGATCAGGCTCTGTGGCCGCATAGCTGCGACCTCAATACTGGTTTCACTGTTCATGAGGACCGCCTATAGCCTATCTCACATCATCTAAAGGTGAGGCAGCATGACACTCCGGCACAGTATCCTTCTCCTCATGGCAGCGCCATTCATGTTGAGCGCCTGCGGTGGTGAGAGCAGCCAGACAGATATTCCACGGGCCGGTGAAATACGCCTGAATTCTAGATTTGATGCGGATTTCGACCTCATCGCCCAGACAGGCGAAACGGTCACCGACGAAGATTTCGAAGGCAAACCGATGTTCATCTATTTTGGGTTTACGACCTGCCCTGAGGTTTGCCCGACTGCCCTCGGCAAGATGACAGCAACGCTGGATGCCCTGGGCGAGAAAGACGCCGCGAAAGTCCAGCCGCTCTTCATCACGGTCGATCCCGAACGCGATACTGCCGAGCGCCTGCGCGCGCATCTTGATTATGACCCCCGCCTTCTGGGGCTCACCGGCACGCTCGAGCAGATCGAAGCCGCCAAGAAAGCGCTGAACGTTTACGCAAAGAAAGTCCCCATGCCAGACAGCGCGCTGGAATATACGATGGATCACCAGCGCCTGTTTTTCATCACAGGACCAGATGGCACGGCGGAAATCGCCATCTCTGACGCCGCCCCGACCGAGCAACTGGCTCAATTGCTGGAAGAGCGCCTGAAATAATCTCTCAATCTAACGAGTGGTTAACCATTGGAATTGACTCTTTCTCAGGTCATATTGCGCTAGTCTTCGCAGGTGCAGCATCGCCTGCCGGAACCTGCGTCATAGGAGGCGCTCATGCTCTATTCCGCAATTGAGATCAGCCGTCAGGCTCTCTCGCCTTTTAATGCGGCGGCCCGCTCGACACTGAAAATGTACGAAGCGCTGGGGATTGATGAAGGTCACCTCACCATTTTTACGCGGCCCCCGATTGCTGCACTTAAAGTCTATGAATCTCTGACGCGCCGTTACACCAAGCCGGACTGGGGCCTCCCCACCACACAGATCGGCGAGACCGAAGTCCCCGTCTCTGTCGAGACCGTCATAGAAAAGCCCTTTGGTTCTCTCATTCGTTTTGCTCGCGATCCGGATGCCTTGCGCGCCGCAGGCAAAACCGAACCCGATCCGCGCGTCCTGATCGTCGCGCCGATGTCAGGGCATTATGCGACCCTGCTGCGCGGCACGGTTCAGGCCATGCTGCCCGACCATGAAGTCTTCATCACCGACTGGGCAGACGCCCGCGAAGTGCCGCTCTGGTTCGGCCGCTTCGATATGCACGATTACATCGATTACCTGATCGAATTCATGCGTGAGATTGGGCCCGATGCCCACACTATGGCCGTCTGCCAGCCGGGGCCGCTCCTTCTCTCCGCTATTGCGGTGATGTCTCGGGAAAATGATCCGGCCACACCGTCGACTATGACCTTTATGGGCAGCCCGATCGATGCGCGGCGCAGCCCGACCGTCACGAACCTGCTCGCTGAACAGCGCGCCTTTGAATGGTTCGAGCAGAACATGATCCAGACCGTGCCCGCCCCCTATGCGGGGATCGGCCGACGCGTCTATCCGGGCTTCTTGCAGCTCTACAGCTTCATTTCGATGAATGCGGAGCGTCATATCGAGGCGACCTGGGATTACTTCGAGAACCTGATCCGCGGCGATGATGATTCAGCAGAAAAGCATGAGCGCTTTTATGATGAGTATCTCTCCGTATGCGACATGACCTCAGAGTTTTATCTGCAGACGATCCGCGAAGTCTTCCAGGAATACAGCCTGCCGCGCGGCCTCCTCTGCCATCGCGGTGAGACAGTTGATCCGTCCCTCATCACCAAGACGGCGCTGCTGACCGTTGAAGGTGAGCTTGATGACATCTCCGGCATCGGTCAGACGCAAGCCGCCCATGATCTGTGTACGGGCCTGAAGCCCAAGAACAAGATCGACTATGTGCAGGAAGGCGCCGGGCATTACGGGGTCTTCAACGGCTCACGCTGGCGCACGATCATCCAGCCGAAGATCGCAGAATTCATCCGGGAACGGTATGATCCGGCAAAAGAACGCAAATTCCTCGCCGGGAAATTCCCCCTTCGGGATGCCGGCGCGGCCTAACTAAGGCCCCTACTCTTCACCTTTGCTCGACGGGTCAGTTTCGATGGACTGACCCGGCGTCGCATCCTTTGTCTTGTTTGGCGGCGTGGCCTTGATCGCCTCGAACATGGCTAGCTTTGCCTGTCGCACCTGCTTGCGGCGCATATAGGCCGAGCCGCTCGGCTTCAACGCGCGGCGCAGGACACGC
Protein-coding regions in this window:
- the trmB gene encoding tRNA (guanine(46)-N(7))-methyltransferase TrmB, with the translated sequence MKPPEWDKDRLWGRHQAKKLRPRPQRLMEELLPRVEVTPETVFERTQAHGGPVWLEVGFGGGEHLAWQATHNPDVLLIGAEPFMNGVAKLLTQIEDEGQENIAVRYGDVKPLMTALPDKSLERLFVLHPDPWPKKRHFKRRMISLPFLKEAARLLKPGCELRVASDIPDYVRWTLMHVQMHNRQSADFEWTAECRADWTDRPEDWPQTRYEAKARREGRPPAYLRFTRT
- a CDS encoding sulfotransferase family protein, whose amino-acid sequence is MSTPRLPDFYVLGAMKAATTTLAAQLGAQDGIFMADPKEPNFFSDDDIFARGQGWYEKLFEGAGSGELIGEASTHYTKWPDLPDAAQRLKAATPNAKFIYMIRHPVERARSHAFHMIRKRHEAATIDEVAAKEPALWQYGCYAAQLERWLEHFHADRFLIVSMERMSAEPEAEFARVLRYLGITGTWSEELAQMHSAQMGYRVMPLEGGLMKLPLVRAMRRTLIPRGVKRAFRRARAINTDQRFSPDVIRMLEEKLAPDLARLGEMCGTEVSLETYKDVVMREHLTLMSG
- the rimP gene encoding ribosome maturation factor RimP; translation: MVTPLETKLEALIAPIVEATGFELVRLRLTGSQTKTVQIMAERPDGTMTAENCATLSRAISAMLEEADPISDKYILEVSSPGIDRPLTRLKDYERWEGFEAKIELRQAVENQKRFRGILAGIEGEDVCIDLEGEEDTALIPYSLISSGKLLLTDELVTESLRRAKAAGKEVDDGE
- the nusA gene encoding transcription termination factor NusA, translating into MTVTHNKIELVQIARAVAQEKNIDPGIVIEAMEDALSRAARSRYGAETNVRAEIDPNTGETRLWRLMEVVEEVENESTEISLKAAKRQNQEAEIGDFLSDPLPPMDYGRVAALGAKQVINQKVRDAERDNQYNDFKDRVGEIISGLIKRIEYGHVIVDLGRAEAIIRRDQQIPREPLRQGDRVRAHIADVRREPRGPQIFLSRSHPQFMARLFEQEVPEVYDGVIEIKAVARDPGSRAKIAVFSNDGSIDPVGACVGMRGSRVQAVVGELGGEKIDIVPWSEDIATFVVNALAPAEVAKVVLDEELERIEVVVPDEQLSLAIGRRGQNVRLASQLTGFEIDIMTEEEESAKRQKEYAERSETFMKVLDVDDMIANLLVAEGFARVEEIAYVDLHEIAEIEGFDEETAEELQARALEWLEKERQELDAKRKEMGVEDDLLTIEGLTLKMVVRLAEEGVLTVEDFAGCVADDFTGWTERVDGEKKHYEGMLEGFRIKADTAEAMIAEARRRVGWDTDEEGEEGAEDATA
- a CDS encoding DUF448 domain-containing protein, which produces MSANKSRQTDRRCVATGEAIPPGAPALRFVRDPQGILTLDLSGKLPGRGAWLQAESGFLERALKKGGFARSFKEGISLPDGMTPEVYAAEIRTQLTRRTLNQLGLARRAGQCLTGFEVVKAAVPKLIAYVTPSDAAPDGVGKILRTLEARGNAPHIVLEPDSTALAEAIGSPGAVHLGLIPGKAAESALYEAIRLRHFTGSDTTSRQ